One genomic window of Comamonas serinivorans includes the following:
- a CDS encoding DUF2946 family protein has product MHALRNARSLTRLVLAWFVLTLGLAVASPVVHPQSMQVLCTGTGSMQVVMVDDDGQVVPGHHHVLDCPLCLVVTTPPVYPLAQVALPQPLAIALQPVVAARIAARVGAPLPPRGPPARA; this is encoded by the coding sequence ATGCATGCCCTGCGCAACGCCCGCTCACTGACCCGCCTCGTGCTGGCGTGGTTCGTGCTGACCTTGGGGTTGGCGGTGGCGTCGCCCGTGGTGCACCCGCAATCCATGCAGGTGTTGTGCACGGGCACGGGCAGCATGCAGGTGGTCATGGTCGATGACGATGGCCAGGTGGTGCCGGGTCACCACCATGTGCTGGACTGCCCGCTGTGCCTGGTGGTCACCACGCCGCCGGTGTACCCCCTGGCCCAGGTCGCGTTGCCGCAGCCGCTGGCGATTGCCCTGCAGCCCGTGGTCGCGGCGCGCATCGCCGCCCGGGTGGGGGCGCCGCTGCCGCCCCGGGGACCGCCCGCGCGCGCGTGA
- a CDS encoding mandelate racemase/muconate lactonizing enzyme family protein: MSPAPLRITDVRIAAIELPLPKPLRTAIHEIASAATLMVSVDTDAGLTGEGYGFCFDPAKLRAIAQMCASLKGHLIGRDPHDVEALWAEMLRSLNFYGQAGVAVLAMNPLDIACWDLIGQSAERPLYKLFGACRDRVPVYASAGLWLSADVDELRREAAGFVAQGFKAMKMRLGSARWQDDVARVEAVRDVIGPDFTLMADANQSLSATAALRLARALEPFDLAWFEEPMPTWCHQETAALAKALDTPIANGETEYTRYGVRAMVEAGAADIMMPDLQRMGGYTEMRKAMAYLATLDIPVAPHIFTEHSLHLVASAPHALYAEHMPWFEPLFHERMTLGSDGLVDLPQGPGVGFRFNWDAVDAYRIDL; encoded by the coding sequence ATGAGCCCTGCACCCCTGCGCATCACCGACGTGCGCATCGCCGCCATCGAACTGCCCCTGCCCAAGCCGCTTCGAACCGCCATTCACGAGATCGCCAGCGCGGCAACCTTGATGGTCAGCGTCGACACCGACGCGGGCTTGACCGGCGAGGGCTATGGCTTTTGCTTCGACCCGGCCAAGCTGCGGGCCATCGCGCAGATGTGCGCCAGCCTCAAGGGCCACCTCATCGGCCGCGACCCGCACGACGTGGAAGCCCTGTGGGCGGAGATGCTGCGGTCGCTCAACTTCTATGGCCAGGCCGGTGTGGCGGTGCTGGCGATGAACCCGCTGGACATCGCGTGCTGGGACCTGATCGGCCAATCGGCCGAGCGGCCGCTGTACAAGCTGTTCGGTGCCTGCCGGGACCGGGTGCCGGTGTATGCCAGCGCGGGGCTGTGGCTGTCGGCCGATGTGGATGAGCTGCGCCGCGAAGCCGCGGGATTCGTGGCCCAGGGGTTCAAAGCGATGAAGATGCGCCTGGGCTCGGCGCGCTGGCAAGACGATGTCGCCCGGGTCGAGGCCGTGCGCGACGTCATCGGCCCCGACTTCACGCTCATGGCCGACGCCAACCAAAGCCTGTCGGCCACCGCCGCCTTGCGCCTGGCCCGGGCGCTGGAGCCCTTCGACCTGGCCTGGTTCGAAGAGCCGATGCCCACCTGGTGCCACCAGGAAACCGCCGCATTGGCCAAGGCCCTGGACACCCCCATCGCCAACGGTGAAACCGAATACACGCGATACGGCGTACGCGCCATGGTGGAAGCGGGCGCGGCCGACATCATGATGCCGGACCTGCAGCGCATGGGCGGCTACACCGAGATGCGCAAAGCCATGGCGTACCTGGCCACGCTCGACATCCCGGTCGCGCCCCACATCTTCACCGAGCACAGCCTGCACCTCGTGGCCTCGGCCCCCCATGCCCTCTATGCCGAACACATGCCCTGGTTCGAGCCCCTGTTCCACGAACGCATGACGCTGGGCAGCGACGGCCTGGTCGATCTGCCACAAGGCCCGGGCGTGGGGTTTCGCTTCAACTGGGACGCGGTCGATGCCTACCGCATCGACCTGTGA
- the mnmD gene encoding tRNA (5-methylaminomethyl-2-thiouridine)(34)-methyltransferase MnmD, whose product MTSPVAWRPDGTPHSPLFGDIYRSVGADGQGGLAQARHVFLAGCGLWPPDTVQAAPATSASRFTPAQPSPAAPSPAPSPEPSPLAASRPAPGPISQTPDAADPREATHSSNVEGSTPLTSLSEKRESTHTAWSDHPHWHVLETGFGLGLNFLATWAAWRADPQRPARLFFTSIEAHPVGAADLLRSAQPFPELHDLAAQLAAQWQAMLPGVHRLVFEGGAVQLTLCVGDVRPLLREIDVAVDSVFLDGFSPRLNPEMWDLPVIKGVARLARPGTRVATWTVARALRDHLQQCGFVLERRPGLPPKRDCLAARYAPSWVPRHLAQLRQPLSACQAADRHAVVVGAGISGASVAASLAARGWRVTVLDAAATPAAGASGLPAGIFAPHVSPDDGRLAQLTRAGVRAMRRRCADLLVPGQDWADTGVLELPVGRERRLPAAWREAALAHAAHPGLDSSRPAQPDDAPQWQADVARQRLLASEPLWHVQAGWVRPAQLVRAQLALPGVQWRGGCQVTRLSWHDPASPPAAAPGTTAPAPQPAAAHAAHAASAAAPQGTGPGLAAPAGSPATAPRRPPWSLFNEQGQHLASADLVVLAAGPATAALVQPWCAPAEFPTHRVQGLVTLGRDSELDAPGTASDPADPQPAAANAAPTPPVNGHGSLLRAIPGDQGAFWCTGASFLRELPRGFDAATIAAEHQVNLDRLDELLPVTAQRARRLWRAGQVWHWHGARCTVADRVPLVGPLQAPEHTTRTPRRSAAATPLSSAQAGHAASDSPGDEVQALSLQAPWVCTAMGARGLTLAVLSGELLAAWLHGEPLPIARSLAQQLAAHRFMAGD is encoded by the coding sequence ATGACCTCCCCCGTTGCATGGCGGCCCGATGGCACGCCGCATTCCCCGTTGTTTGGCGACATCTACCGCAGCGTCGGTGCCGATGGCCAGGGCGGGCTGGCGCAGGCCCGCCACGTGTTCCTCGCGGGCTGTGGCCTGTGGCCGCCGGACACGGTCCAGGCTGCGCCCGCCACCTCTGCCTCCCGGTTCACGCCCGCTCAGCCCAGCCCTGCCGCACCATCCCCAGCCCCCTCACCGGAGCCGAGCCCCCTCGCGGCCAGTCGACCCGCGCCCGGCCCGATCAGCCAGACACCCGATGCGGCCGACCCGCGAGAGGCCACCCATTCGTCAAATGTGGAAGGCAGTACACCCCTAACCTCGTTGTCTGAAAAACGAGAATCAACCCATACTGCATGGTCCGACCACCCCCACTGGCATGTGCTGGAAACCGGCTTCGGCCTGGGGCTGAACTTCCTCGCCACCTGGGCCGCCTGGCGCGCCGATCCGCAACGGCCCGCGCGCCTGTTCTTCACCAGCATCGAAGCCCATCCCGTGGGCGCCGCCGACCTGCTGCGCAGCGCCCAGCCCTTCCCGGAGCTGCACGACCTGGCCGCCCAGCTGGCCGCCCAGTGGCAGGCCATGCTGCCGGGTGTGCACCGGCTGGTGTTCGAGGGCGGCGCGGTGCAGCTCACGCTCTGCGTGGGCGACGTGCGGCCCCTGCTGCGCGAGATCGATGTGGCCGTCGATTCGGTCTTTCTCGACGGTTTTTCGCCCCGGCTCAACCCCGAGATGTGGGACCTGCCCGTCATCAAGGGCGTGGCGCGCCTGGCCCGCCCCGGCACCCGCGTCGCCACCTGGACCGTGGCGCGCGCGCTGCGCGACCACCTGCAGCAATGCGGCTTCGTGCTGGAACGCCGCCCCGGCCTGCCGCCCAAGCGCGATTGCCTGGCCGCCCGCTACGCCCCCAGCTGGGTGCCGCGCCACCTTGCACAGCTGCGCCAGCCGCTGTCCGCATGCCAGGCAGCCGACCGCCATGCGGTGGTGGTGGGCGCCGGCATCAGCGGCGCCAGCGTGGCCGCCAGCCTGGCCGCGCGCGGCTGGCGCGTCACCGTGCTCGACGCCGCCGCCACGCCGGCAGCGGGCGCCTCCGGCCTGCCGGCCGGCATCTTCGCCCCGCATGTCTCGCCCGACGACGGCCGCCTGGCCCAGCTCACCCGCGCGGGGGTGCGGGCCATGCGCCGCCGTTGCGCCGACCTGCTGGTGCCCGGCCAGGACTGGGCCGACACCGGCGTGCTGGAGCTGCCCGTGGGCCGCGAACGCCGCCTGCCCGCCGCCTGGCGCGAAGCCGCCCTGGCACACGCGGCCCATCCGGGCCTGGACAGCAGCCGCCCCGCCCAGCCCGACGATGCCCCGCAGTGGCAGGCCGACGTGGCCCGGCAGCGCCTGCTGGCCAGCGAGCCGCTGTGGCATGTCCAGGCCGGCTGGGTGCGGCCGGCCCAGCTGGTGCGCGCCCAGCTCGCACTGCCGGGCGTGCAGTGGCGCGGGGGCTGCCAGGTCACGCGCCTCAGCTGGCACGACCCCGCCTCGCCCCCTGCTGCAGCGCCGGGCACCACGGCCCCTGCACCGCAGCCGGCCGCCGCGCATGCCGCTCATGCCGCATCCGCTGCCGCCCCACAAGGCACGGGGCCAGGTCTGGCCGCGCCTGCCGGTTCGCCCGCCACCGCGCCACGCCGGCCACCCTGGTCGCTGTTCAACGAGCAGGGGCAGCACCTCGCGTCCGCCGACCTGGTGGTGCTGGCGGCCGGGCCCGCCACCGCAGCCCTGGTGCAGCCCTGGTGCGCCCCGGCCGAGTTCCCCACGCACCGGGTGCAAGGCCTGGTCACCCTGGGACGGGACAGCGAGCTCGACGCGCCCGGCACGGCCTCCGACCCCGCCGATCCTCAGCCGGCAGCGGCCAACGCGGCCCCCACGCCGCCCGTGAACGGCCACGGCAGCCTGCTGCGCGCCATTCCCGGCGACCAGGGCGCGTTCTGGTGCACGGGGGCCTCGTTCCTGCGCGAACTGCCCCGTGGCTTCGACGCCGCCACCATCGCCGCCGAGCACCAGGTCAACTTGGATCGGCTGGACGAGTTGCTGCCCGTCACCGCCCAGCGCGCCCGGCGCCTGTGGCGCGCCGGTCAGGTCTGGCACTGGCACGGCGCGCGCTGCACCGTGGCGGACCGTGTGCCCCTGGTGGGACCGTTGCAAGCGCCTGAACACACCACGCGCACCCCGCGACGCTCAGCGGCAGCGACGCCGCTGAGCAGCGCCCAGGCCGGACATGCGGCATCGGACTCGCCCGGCGACGAGGTGCAAGCGCTCAGCCTGCAAGCCCCCTGGGTGTGCACCGCCATGGGCGCGCGCGGCCTCACGCTGGCGGTGCTGTCGGGCGAGCTGCTGGCGGCCTGGTTGCATGGCGAGCCCCTGCCCATCGCCCGCAGCCTGGCCCAGCAGTTGGCGGCGCATCGCTTCATGGCCGGCGACTGA